In Anthocerotibacter panamensis C109, the sequence GTCTAATTGAGCAGCCGATGCACTCCCAAGTCAAAAGCAGTGTGAGTGTCTTCTGTCTTAAGCCGGATCCATTGTTGGAGCTGAGCCAGTAAGACTTGCCAGTGTAGTGGGCTGAGGTTGCTAGCAAGAGAAATCTCTACTTGTGAAGAAACCTCGAAGCCTTTTTCTAACACTAGATAGCTAACTACACTGGTCAGCATTGCGCTGATCCTTTCAGCTGGAAAGTCTTTAGCGGCTAGAATAAGAGTCATTTTTGCTCGATTAGGATGATTCGATATCCACAGCACTAATCGCTCTAGCTGCTTGTAAAGAATTTCATCGGATTGATTCCAGTCAGGAAAAGTAATTAAATTGATTTCTCGCAGTCTAAAAATTTCTTTAATTTGATAGCAAAGTAGGTTTTCTTCAATCACTGATGTATCAGACTTAAGCGCTTTTAGAGTAGCTTCAAGATAAGAAGATCCCCATCTCTGGCATGGCTCTAGATGGTTTCCTTCAGCCCATTCATTCCAAGCATTAATAAATACTAATCCTGGTTTTGATGGGTTTTTATTGATCCTTTGTATAACAGTACGTAGCCAAAACTCATAGAGTTCTGGTCTTGAACCAGTGAAAATAAGAGCTTGCTTATTACGCCGTGCTGAATTATCCCAGGCAGGCATTACACAAGGAAAATATGTGTATGATGGCTCAGGTTTAGAAAGCGCTATCTGAATTAACGATGAATAGTCATAGATAGAATTTTGGACATAGGCAGGATTGACTAAATCAAGGCTCGGTCCAAAACGCCAGAGTTTACTTTGATGGATCGGAGCAAGAGGGGGACCAAGGTAGAGAAGATCAGGTTGAAATTCCATAGCTGCGTCAAATCCGATCTCAACCGGATCACTGCGATCCATCAAAGTTCTCTGTACACAGCAAAGGAAGAGATCACCGATACCCAATTTCTGTGCCTCTTCTCTCCAAACCAATGTTGTTTTAAAGGGATTAGGTAGTTTTGAAGCCCGATATATAATGAATAGTGGCTTACCATCAACTCTGATATATCTTTTATCAGCAAATGCCTTAGCCAACCAATGAATATGTGCCCTGTCATCCTCTTCAGAATATTTTTGTTCAATAAGAATTTCACGATCAAGACCATCCCAAGTTCTAGTCCAATTTTCATTAGGCCAACAAAGGCAAAATGGAAAATCTGGCTGCCCCGATAATAAAACCTCGTCAAAAGGTTTTTCAAGAAGCTGATTTCCATGAAACCAATAATGATAATAGCAAAATCCGTATATACCATGTGCCTTAGCTAAATCAGCCTGTGCTTGTCGTACCTCAGGTAAGCGTAGATCATAAAATCCAAGATCACTTGGTAGATGAGGCTGATAATGACCTGGAAATAAAGGTTTGGCTTTAGTAACGTTAGTCCACTCTGTAAATCCCTTGCCCCACCAGTTGTCATTTTCAGGAATAGGATGATATTGAGGGAGGTAAAAAGCAATTAAGCGTACCTCGTGACTAAGATTAGACATTTAGGCTCGCCTTCCTTTCTGGAGATGCATCAACGTTGCACATCTGGTTTAGAACTGACTAGACACTTCCTGAATAGCATACCTCAAATGCATTTTATATGGGAGCATCCCAGTTTTGCAAACGAGCATTTATACTTAGTCAATCTTAGCTTTGGTAAAAAGTCCCAAGCGCCCATCCAGGTATGCACA encodes:
- a CDS encoding glycoside hydrolase family 99-like domain-containing protein, whose product is MSNLSHEVRLIAFYLPQYHPIPENDNWWGKGFTEWTNVTKAKPLFPGHYQPHLPSDLGFYDLRLPEVRQAQADLAKAHGIYGFCYYHYWFHGNQLLEKPFDEVLLSGQPDFPFCLCWPNENWTRTWDGLDREILIEQKYSEEDDRAHIHWLAKAFADKRYIRVDGKPLFIIYRASKLPNPFKTTLVWREEAQKLGIGDLFLCCVQRTLMDRSDPVEIGFDAAMEFQPDLLYLGPPLAPIHQSKLWRFGPSLDLVNPAYVQNSIYDYSSLIQIALSKPEPSYTYFPCVMPAWDNSARRNKQALIFTGSRPELYEFWLRTVIQRINKNPSKPGLVFINAWNEWAEGNHLEPCQRWGSSYLEATLKALKSDTSVIEENLLCYQIKEIFRLREINLITFPDWNQSDEILYKQLERLVLWISNHPNRAKMTLILAAKDFPAERISAMLTSVVSYLVLEKGFEVSSQVEISLASNLSPLHWQVLLAQLQQWIRLKTEDTHTAFDLGVHRLLN